CCAAAGTTTTGCCTGACGTTTTGTAGTTGAAAAGAACCGAAAGAATTCTCGATGGAAAGCTGGAATAATTAATAGGCGAGAGATGTCTCGGAATGCCTTTAGATTGCGATATACCGGTATTAGAGATACGTAACCTCTGAAACAGGTTGTGATATACCGAACGAGGTCACAATTGCTGCCGCGCATTTAGatgaattttcaaaatcgAGCAATATTAGAATTGCGAGACGGCGCTTCATTCGTCGTTCTATCTAACACGAAATTTCGTACAAATAGTTGTGGTCCAATTTCAATATTCCATATCTCATTTTTCAGGCAATGTGAAGACGTCATTACTGGCGGGAAGCAATTTCAACGTTACGTGGCACCTCGCCTATCCCCACAGGGTAAGTAAAATTcgagttcttttttttatcgcacgACACGAATCTCAAGTACGTGACAGCGGAAGACGCGTTGCCTTATAAAATGTAGTAGAGCGCTAAAATAACTGGCTAAAGTCATGAATAGGCAATCGACGTAAAgtaatatctgtaaaataaatctagaTTATATTCACCTTTGCAAGATAAAGAAAGATCTTGAAAGTTCTCGATGttcagaaaattaattaacgaagATAACGGGAATTTTTGAGCTCCGAAAATAGGTCCAAGCggatataatttcttaaatatttcacaatatcacattttttattcattctaACAATGTTGCTTATGCTGGTGCGCagtatagatttatttttattttatgatagtaagattttttttctataaaaattcttattttatgttcTGTGTAAATCGTGAATATTTACGATAATTGCCGCTCGAATTGCCGCTAATGAAGAGGAAAGAAGAATATTCCTCAATGAATGCGCGAATCACTATCGTTTCATACTTGATCGACTCCGTTGTTGCATCGCTCGGATTTCTCGTGAATTTgcagagagaaaggaaaacaAAACGTAAGACGCGCCCGGTCACTGCCGTCATCAACTCTCGGTGCGTTACACATCTGTACTTCGAGGAAACCAGTTCAGTAGCCAGAtgcttaaaaaaatcgtattaaCGGTTACGTGAGAGGCAGGATAAAATCGTACGTGTGTTTTATTCCACACTCGGGACTACTTTCTCCGGAACGCTAAACTTTCTGGGCTTTACGTTCTTCAGTGCGGGCGCGGAACACGTTCGAATGGAGCATTCTTCGTTATAATGGAGCGTTCTTTGTACCCTGCAAGTATCCGCGTCGTGCTGCATTCTACagtctttttctctctcgcgtgtTTAATTAACCCTTTTACATCGCGCGTTACAGTGGGCTATAATGACAGCCGTCTGCAACCGTAGGTTTGCGGATAAAATTAGAGTTTGTACAGCGCTAAGCGATTAAATCGAGTAAATTGAATTGAAGGCACTATGAACTATCGATTACGCGCAGAATCTTATCGGATCAGCGATTTTCTTAGAATCTCCGATCAAACGAAGGAGAAAGCTTTACGAGCCATTGGAGAAAGCATTATCGGAGTGTGAAATATAAGATTAACAACGCGCTACTGCGCGTTATCAAAACTTTAAAAGACTATAAATGCTAACCATCGCAGcgtaactttatttaaatcaattttcgcCATTTTTCATCAGCTACGAGCGAACAACTTTACGAGCGTTCGCAAAAACATTATCAGAAGTATTAGCGAATCGCTGGAGAATTATGTGTTATCAACAAGTTACAGAACTAAAATGATATAACATTTCTTTATTGAAATCTGGTAAAGAAACCTTTAGCTTTCGCGAAAGATGTTAATGCGCTGCGAAGAATCATCGTGTGTTATCAAGTACGTGTCTTATCGAAAATTCGTGATACAAAATCGTAAAcactttatttctaaaataaattttaacgaacTGAAGCGAAGAGAAACGTTTTTCTGCAAAAGTCTTCGCCAgcttaataacaataaattcttattgCACGTCATCGAACAAATAGAGAAAACGTCGCGCGCTCTTTCGCGTTCGTCGAAACTCGTCGTGCACGATGATAATCGCCCGCGGTCAATTCGTATTCAACGTACAAGTACGCGGACACTTGACGCCATCCGCAGGACATTACAAATTTGTCCGCGCATGGTCTACGAAAGGAAAACAGCACGACGACGCCGATGAAAGAGTCGAGCTGAGAAGAGGCTCTCTCTACCTACGCGTGCTCGGCGCTCAAGGTGACACGCGCTGAATTATTCACGAGCGTGTGGTTTCCTCGCAGGCATGTGGTCTACGAGTAGGCCGAATAGAGGCGGTATAAGCAAGCAGGCAGGCAAGCAGGCAAGCGAGCAGGCGGGCAGGCGAGCATACGTTAGACACGATGCCCCGGAGGAGAAGCCTCCGAGGTAGAGCAGATTGGTATGCTGGGTACCGTAACTTGGACGACGCCGATGACGATCGCGCTTGAGCACGAAGGCGTCATCTCGCCTTTGGCTAGCATGCAAAACCCGGTGACTCTTATCTGGTGAAGCGCGCGGCGAAACCGAGCGAATCTTCCTTGGTTGCAACGACTGTGCAACGGCGGCTTTGCAAAACATTCTCTCCATTGTactgcaattaaaaaagaatatttacatctacatttaaagaaatcgaaaaatacatttgtgtGTGAGTTATCATGTTCtaatctaaaatatctaaaatacagaatattattCTTTGATTAAGTTCAAGTAAATCTtgttgttttacattttttatttgaaaattgatacagattgattatataattaattccatttatatttggatatttaataatggatTTTAAGCCTTACTAATTATTACAagacttgtattttttttttgttaatgcACCGAGATCCATAAAAATACCACAGTTAGAAATGCGAAAAGAAATTGCTTctaaatatgtagaaaaaaaatatgacctCTTCAGGGAGTTCTCGCAAAAACAATCTCGCGAATTTCGCGAGTTGTTAATGTGCGTCCATCGCTATTGCCGCGATGGTAGGAACGCGCGCAATAAACATTCGCGCAAATTACGTTACGACAGGGATGTTAAAATCGCGACCGCGGCAGCCACAGCCTCCGTATGCTCGAAGATATCCGCGGCATGAGAAAAATTCGACAATAACAACCGTGCCTCTCCGGAGAGTGCAGGTATGTTCGCCGCGTGCGAAGCAGTACCATATTGTTGCGACGATCTCCCTTTCTCCTTCACGGCGGTGTTGCACGGGAGGGAAGCGTGTTGTTTCGCGACAACGAGCACCGTTCTTTCATTCTCTACTGCGTCTTTTACTGATTCACGATTCTCCGAATGTGTGGAAAATGTCACACGTTAAAATAACTATCAGACTCACATATCCGATCTGGAGAACAAAAatcggaaaataaaaatttagatttgtcAATGAACATCGCTTGAATGGAAAGTTATGGTGAATGAATCTAGTTGTAATATCagcgattaattttataagtaaaacatttagaattaaaatttatatacaatgctAATCCTTTTGGTGCCAAGAATTGTCTATTTATTGGatgcaaaaatgtaatattgaaaCTAAAGATtgtctaaataaatatttgcaattgaaaTTATCAACTCTCCGGAGTGAGAATTGTCATGTTATATATCTCGAtcaagttataataatatccGCCGAGttagaataataattgcagATTGTCGCGATAATCTTTGCGTTGCTTCTTCCTACGGACGACACGGATGCGGATGTTACTCAATAACATTTATGAACTTGCATCGGCTTGCACATGAGCTCACTACGCACTTTCCTAACGGTGCCGCGGCTGACGCGATTGTAAAGAATCTCACGATGTTGCAATCGGTGGCGCATATCAATCGGTCGAGCAAGTACTCATTAACTCGCTGTCATTATTCCTGGCGGAGGAGGGCACGGGAGGGAAGGGAGGAGTACCGTCACTCCCCCGCAAGTCATCGCGCGCGCTCTTAATTCGGCGCACGTTTCATAAACCGTCGAGTAACATTTCGCAAACGCAGGATTGCGGCCTCGCGAGTTTGCGGCTAAACGCTAACAGGAATAACGTGACCAATCACGCAAGAAGCACCGCTCGCCCATATGACACGCTCGTATGACGCGATTCCACCCGTACCGCTATCCATCGACATCCTAGCTGTAGATGCAAATATCCATGTCTGAAATCCGGCTAATTTTTACGCTATAAAGCCAAGATATATGTTTGCtacgattatttatattgtttaagcACACAagtaatgattttaatataattatattaatgtaactattaaatcacaatttaaCTCTccgattattttacattattctcGTATATGCgattgtattgtattatatgtagAATTTTAGTTGTTTGAATGATACGAGTTTGAATGAATTgcgaaataatgatatttaactATTGCAATGCGTTCAAAGCAGAGAAATCCTAGTCCgttatttttgatttattgagGATAGCGTATCTAATCGCTGGCGACGTAGAACGAATCAGCCGTAATGTTTCTTGCAACTCGTcgagttgaaaaaaaaatcgagaaaTCGAACAACCGGGGGACCCACTTGCATCGATTCCGCTTCAAGCTGGTATCGAAACCGTTTTACCGCGTTGCCTCTTCCTTTGATGATATGTCATTTGTTGCGGGACTCGAGTAAAAGCCATAAATTTAGCGAAATAATGCGAAATAATGTACGGGCGAAATACATAGTTAGACATTCAGTTCATGACTCTTatcgaaaacattttttaatttctagatTTCAGAAAAATACGCATATGCGCGAATCTCTCTACGAAAATTTaatccataatttttatttatttaagttttatttgtttcatttaagtaatttaaaaaattatattttaatttttaaactacgTTAATAGCTatgtcattaattaaataatatgtatgtatgtattctctttatttttcaggGAGGCTTTCGGCTACAAATCTTAGACGCTCTCGACAGGCCTCTGATTGATTTAACGCCTGTCACGCGTACCAGCGAATTTGTCGAAGATGATGCTACGTAAGTGTACGACAATATATCTTCTTCGGATTTCGATTACTGTAAGTCTGacttttccgttttttttatattttttttcagggCACAAAGCTACGTCGTACATCTGCCGCAAAATTTCACCTGCGTTGATTGTACCATCAGATTGTTGCGGGAGGCTGAAGAATGGGGCTCCAGCTACAGATTTTGGTCGTGTGCCGACATCGACGTGAGTTTCTCTTGGAAAATGCAATTTctaattctatattaaataGCATGATGATTCAATTGATGATTGAAGTGATAGAAAGTATCAATacgaattaattgaaaaataaattacactcCAGCAAATGAAAtagaattgatattaattttcccTACAATTTGTGAAACACCCCTCATGCTGTCTCTTTTCAAGAGACTCATTATCCTCTTGTCGACAGATCCTTGACAGGAGTGCCTATCGGGAGGATTGTAGCGGCCACGGGCGTTATCTCTTGGGCAGGTGCAGATGCGACCGTCTCTATCACGGCACAAAGTGCGAATTTAAGGAAGAGTGCCTGGACGACTCGGACTGCGGTATTCAGGGCACGTGCATCGACAACGGTGGCACGACCGCGCCTACCAAGCACTGCTACTGCAACGCGGGCTGGTTCGGTCCGGGTTGCGCGAAAAGTAAGTTTCGTGCGCTCGGCGCACTAATCGGCAAAATTCCTTTACAGAATTTCTTGCGTGTCATTAGCCGCGATAACATTCTGGGACATTTATATTGAATCGGTGTTATCGTCGACCTCGCTGTTTGATATCGGGACGAGAAAATGTCATTGCAgagcaattattaatttttattaatataatatattgacaattatctaaattttattattaaattatttaatgctgTTTATAAGGATTATATGTTGATAGCTTAATCTTTTTAGTAActgttaaaaaacaaaaaccaTCGCTAACGGAAATCAATCagattaaaaagttaaaaaagcGTTAAGCCAGCTATAAGAAATGTTGTTTACTTCAACAAGTTTAGCGGTAAAACCGACCGTAGTAATTGCTCTAGCTCCACCTATAACTCTACTTTAGGATCATCGGTGAAAAGCATTAACGTAGACTTGGATGCGTACACGACGAAGCGGTTCTCCAAGGACATCGTATTCTACTGGAGAATCCTGAAAGATAGCAAAGAATTAGAGGGTATTCTGGTGGCCAACTCGACCACGTGGATCGGTATCGGGTGGAGACCCAGCGATCTGGGCCCATCCTGCCGATCTTTTCCGATGATCTCTGAACGATCGGAACCGCTTCCGAAACCGGAACCAAAATCGGAACCGATCGCCGAAACGGAGCCTGAAGCGGAACCAGAGCCCGAGGCGAGGCCCGAGCCCGGTGTAGAAGGCGAGAAATCGATAGCGAAGAGACGATCGGCCAAAGCGGACGCCACGACGTTCGGAATAACATCTCGACCAGATGTTGACGTCACCGTGCAGACCAGCGTAACCTACCAAGTCAGCACAAAGCAaggtaagttttatttattactttactcGTTATTTATCGGAAATCGTTATTTATCATCGCAATATGCTTGCCAGAATATCAAGTATCTCAGgaagttttaataaacattacaaCATAATGActctttctacatttttttttaaattcatattgTTACTGCTGCATGcacaatttttgtacaaaaatattaacgtGCAAACTAACGCACACAATTTTCGTGCAATTTTAGTTtgtagtttttatatattaattttaaattgcaccACGTAGATGTATAAATCGTTCGTATGTTAAATCATGATAAACATGTTTGATAATATCAGCGCATTGAAGAATATGCTTGTACTTTGTTTCGACTACATTTTATTCCGCAATAAATGATCGTCATTGTTGTCTCTGAACGACATGTATTTTATCGAGACCGCGTAGAGTTCAAGGAGTTTCGTAATTACATAAGTGTTAGCTAcggaaaaataacaacgcaagCAGAAGTAATCCGCGTCGGAATAATAATATGTCAGGTGCATCGAACATCAGAACGCACGCAAATACCACaatatatctatatctttTGCAACTGCCTTTTTTCCGCTCCCttcattttacaaaaataaaaatttttagcttGTAACAgagtaagaatttttatagagaactaaaataaaatttatacattttttactttttgccgaattataatgttttaaatattcgatGTGCACATACTATTCACGAATAAACGCAACGTATGTGTATCACGTTGCGCACATCgcatattacataattattacgttaCTATAAATCAGCTGGTTAGAAGTAGAACCATGTGTTCTATATAAGTCACTGATCTATATAGTATCTGCGCTAGGCAGCCTTGGCCTAAATCAAAATTACTCGAGATATGATTATAAGTCAAAAGAATTGTGAAACCTTCAAAGAGCTgcaaattctattaaattcttGAAATGCTATTTAAAGtcggaattttttatttattatatttattataatagacGTTGCAACTGCAACTAACGCAAAAAGAATCTTATATATTCTGATGTCGAGAATAAGAAATATGATTATTCATGACATGACTTTCGCGatacaatttttgtacaagatgttctttaattgataataatttttttcacataggTCGTAAGAAAAGATCACCAGAACCAACGCCAGTCTCTGCGAATGGTATGTATCGAAATTTATATGCCCGGAATAACTCGGATGAGTCGTTTGCTTGCCCAAAAACTTAGCAGTAAATAGTAGTTTGTCCAAAAAAATCCCAGTAGCTTCTGTAGTAAGTTCCACCTTTCGAGACACGACGCACGAGGTGATGGCTCTTATAAGTAGGTAGTTGGCACGACGTACGATGCTTTGTTGCACAGGAAAACCGGTCGGCGAGTCCAGGCGAGAACCAAAATCCGAGCCAGAGCCAAAATCCGAGCCCGAACCCAGCTCTGAGCCGGAGCCAAAATCCGAGCCCGAACCCAGCTCTGAACCAGAACCAAAATCCGAGCCCGAACCCAGCTCTGAACCAGAGCCAAAATCCGAGCCCGAACCCAACTCTGAGCCCGAACCCAGCTCTGAGCCAGAGCCAAAATCTGAGCCAGAACCTAGCTCTGAACCAGAGCCAAAATCTGAGCCAGAACCCAGCTCTGAACCAGAGCCGAAATCTGAGCCAGAGCCAAAATCCGAACCAGAGCCAAAATCCGAACCAGAGCCAAAATCCGAACCAGAGCCGAAATCCGAACCAGAGCCGAATTCCGAACCAGAGCCGAAATCTGAGCCAGAGCCAAAATCCGAGCCAGAACCCAGCTCTGAGCCAGAGCCCAAATCCGAGCCAGAACCTAGTTCTGAACCAGAGCCAAAATCCGAGCCAGAGCCAAAATCCGAACCAGAGCCGAAATCCGAACCAGAACCCAGCTCGGAGCCGGAACCAAGTGTGGGTCCGAAGTCGGGAGCGACGAAAGGTAATGAGGACCGATTTAGCGCTTACATCCGCATACATCGTCATGCTGTTATATCATTTACTTTTGAGCTACCAgagatttttccttttttatttatttttgaaccaACTGTTTTCCTCGtcgcaacaaaaaaattgcgtTTAAGTATGAAATTTGTAAGCCTGTGAATTTAATTCTGACGCATgttacgtgtgtgtgtgttacatGCGTGTGTTGTTTGAACGAAGAGAAATTCACGAAATGTTAAAGAAATCTCTCGTAGTTGTAGCCATCAGAGTACATCTCGACAATGATCAGTAGTACACGTGTACGTCACCCATTACTTACGATATTCGCGACTTTCACGATAACCGCCGGGAAAAGTTTGAACAACTGGAACGTGAGGACCGTGACGGTAAATATTTGTTGAGAAAGCGTAATTAGCGTACTGATAAGAAGTAAGAATGATTTATTTCGTGCGCGCGACATCCGTCGCTTCCACCGGATGCGACACTGATTGCAAAATGGCAATGCAATTGCGCTGACTCCGCATAAATtcctgttttaataattttaccaaTTGCGACTTATTTTGCGcagcagtaaaaaaaaaacacctgtagatataataatatcgataaCGCTTACGCTTCACGTCCCGCGTCGCTACACACTCACttcgaaatttatatatctgtaAATACGAATATAATTTCCGAATTGCAGCATGCATTACCGCGACACGACATTTGCACGTGTCTCGATACATACCCGTCACACGACTTTTCTCCGACACCGTAGGACACCATTTAACCATAATGCATTACCATAACATCGACTCATCTCATTCAGACGAATAATTCGAATTCTGTACTAACTGAAATGCATTcgatgaaagaaaataattttctcaagtgttaaaatagagagaaaaaggacttgaaataattttaaaaattatatcagaaGCTTATGTATACTGGACGCATTTCAGTTCACTACTCATCACTTGCTGCATAATCACGAATATTTCATCTATGTTTGgctttgtattaataaaatctgtaCATCCTCGCATCCAAAGCATCGTTGCCAGTCCCGCGACACAGATACGAGCCCAAGCACGATTTCAATCCGATGGACTGCACGGACATCATAATCGGCATGGCGCGAGGGACGAATTATAGAATCGGCGATTATTATACGAGGGACAGATCGACGCCTCGCAAAGACGAGTACTGGGACAGGAGCGGAAGGGACAGCTTGACAGCTGCATTCGGCTACGAACGGGACGGCGTCACGACGATACTCTTCCGCAGAAAATTAATTGCCACAGAGCCGACTGATCACACGATTCGCGACGGTAATATGCAGGTGATTTGGGCGAAAGGTCAAGAGCCGGGCAAGTACGTGCATCAACCGGCTAGCGGGATTGAAAAGGCTAAGGTCAACGTCAAAGACTTCTACAAGGTCGACGAGCTTAAATATCACGGCCATAGAATGCAGAGAGGCGCGGTGACGATGAATTTCTTCGGTGAGTCTTCTATCCAATTTGCCATGTGTATCGTAAAATCGCGGAAACCTTACTCGGTTTTGAATTAAACATGTTTAGCGACACATTGTTAAATGCGCAGAACTAAAATCGCGAATTAAATGCTACAAATAGATATACTGAATTTtcttcaacaaaattattccctttcatttttgaatattttaaacatgttcgactttttacatttttattttataagcaaATAATCTCAAGTTAATCTTTAAAACGTAATATTTGGGCGTTTAGACGAGGCTAAGAAACCGGAATTCACCGGCGGTGCAACGCTGCAAGACGGCAGATGCGGCGGTAAGTGGCGTTATCCGAGAAATTGCTCACCAGAAAATGGTACTTGCGAGTACGCTATACAATGGACGTACAAGGGTCGAAAGGTAATTTCTCATATTTCCTCTGCGTTCCCTTTATACAAGGGGAGCAGACAAAGTCGCTCTTCTCTGGTGAAATCAATATCATGGAAATTCTTTTCTACAGGATCTAATAACATTCGAAATTTCCACGATGAACACTAACACGTGGACCGGAGTTGGATTTTCCGATGACAGTAGCATGGTAAAATATTATCCCGATAATATCTTTGAGGATTTTTGAGTTTGCGTTCAAAAAACAAagtcaaatattgaaaaaaaaagcaaatctTGAACAAAAGTCTCAGGAATATTCAAACGACTTTCTTATCGCAGAGAAAAATACCTGTAAAGAAAATTCTAAGTTAAAATTTACACAGATTGTATGTGAATACTTTcgtgttatatttttagtcgCAAACTGACGCCGTGCTCGGTTGGGTCGACAAGAGCAACGGTCGAGCTTTCGTGATGGATACTTGGATCAGCGGTTATAACGCGCCGCTGCTGGATCCGTCGCAAGATGTTTATAATATCAGCGGCCGTATCGAAAACGGCATGACCACCCTGAAATTCTCAAGAAAGCGCGGAACGAAGGATAACAAGGACCTTTCATTCACGGACGATCATTGCTTGTACATGATGTTCCCGTTAAAGGGTGGCGCGTTCAATCcgatcaataaaaaaattcggaAGCACGACGAGATACCAGTCGTCTCCTCGGAAAGAATATGCATTAAATCCTGCGGCACGGAAGGTAAATATTGGtagatttttacatttttattgctttgctAAAATAGCTAGTTTAACATGAGAGAATtagcaatatatatacgataaaattttttattatttaattggtTAGCGGCAACTTTTGTTGaagtaatttttcataattaatgatGTACTCTATTATTTCTGATTTCACttgcaaacaaattttaataaaactttaaattaatattttaagttattGACGTGCTTCTCAGATTAttgttaagaatattattcaattctCTACGTAGAACTTGATGAGCAAACTACTCCTGCACCGCCGAGATTGTATTACGACATAGAAGTGAAGCTCGTCAACCTGGGCGATGGTTTTATAGTGCCCACGCTCGACAGTCCCgactttgaaataatttcgaacAGTGTATCAGAAAGTTTCGGACCAGTGTTCGAGAAACTCCCGGGTTATTATCAAGTCCGACTCAACGAGCTGCAAAAGTAAGATAAAGCACGACGGTAGAATAAAGCGATAAAGCGCGCTGCTTCAACGTGTCATTATTTTCTCTCGCAGAGACAACGAACACGGAGTGATTGCGCACATGAATCTGATCCTCGACAAGAACGAGGCCAAGGGCAGATCCTTGAAACCTGCGGACACCGGCCTAGAAGCGGAAAAGGCATTACGCGAAGCGCTCGTGACTGGTAAAGTCGGAGCGCTCAGCGTCGATCCACAATATTTGATAGTCAGAGTGCCCCGAGGTGAGCACAAAGTCTCTCAAACAGTgcatatacattaattaattaattataattggtgtttcttcttttctttcgatgaattttcttcaaatttttttcgcagtctaatttaaataaaaatttagaatacttttttaatcattttttttaaaacagaacaaaaaaatattgaaaattatacaataaaaataaattaccgagcatgatttttaaaatactaataattttcaagatatttaaattattgaaaactaTTCTGCCACAATGTTGTTTCTAATGAAATTATgtacttaatttattttcagtgaACGATATAGATGCGGATGACGAGAATGACCGACCATCAGACTTATTCCTTGGTGCTACGAAACTTTACATCGTCGTCGGCTGTGTAGCTGCATTGCTGGCTCTCGCGTTGCTGCAAGCTAGTTGCACTCTCTACAGGAGTTCGAAAAGACGGGCGACTAAGGTACGTCATATGTGTGCCAGAACCTTCTCACTCTTTTCcgcgtgtttttttttctttttccacttTTTCTCGCATCCCTAAAGTTTCCTTCTAAGTGTTGTATTGTGTTCTATTCTCCCTCTAACGATTTTATAATCATACCTAATGTGTTCCAAGAAATATCTGTtactcaaatttttatttccgaaGAAAATAGTTTCTAGAcaaaatgtgtaatataacttttgtattttctaattcttacgTTTAACAATTGGATCATTGCAAGGTTGATTAGTAATTAGGATAACTCAAGaactaaacaaattaaaaattaaatcgcgagac
This genomic window from Linepithema humile isolate Giens D197 chromosome 5, Lhum_UNIL_v1.0, whole genome shotgun sequence contains:
- the LOC105675334 gene encoding uncharacterized protein isoform X3, giving the protein MSRRTECTALLHASFLTLLMMLMTTSWRTVQAHVALTFPPARHYDLDFLDNARTPAPCGMPRGNVKTSLLAGSNFNVTWHLAYPHRGGFRLQILDALDRPLIDLTPVTRTSEFVEDDATAQSYVVHLPQNFTCVDCTIRLLREAEEWGSSYRFWSCADIDILDRSAYREDCSGHGRYLLGRCRCDRLYHGTKCEFKEECLDDSDCGIQGTCIDNGGTTAPTKHCYCNAGWFGPGCAKRSSVKSINVDLDAYTTKRFSKDIVFYWRILKDSKELEGILVANSTTWIGIGWRPSDLGPSCRSFPMISERSEPLPKPEPKSEPIAETEPEAEPEPEARPEPGVEGEKSIAKRRSAKADATTFGITSRPDVDVTVQTSVTYQVSTKQGRKKRSPEPTPVSANASLPVPRHRYEPKHDFNPMDCTDIIIGMARGTNYRIGDYYTRDRSTPRKDEYWDRSGRDSLTAAFGYERDGVTTILFRRKLIATEPTDHTIRDGNMQVIWAKGQEPGKYVHQPASGIEKAKVNVKDFYKVDELKYHGHRMQRGAVTMNFFDEAKKPEFTGGATLQDGRCGGKWRYPRNCSPENGTCEYAIQWTYKGRKDLITFEISTMNTNTWTGVGFSDDSSMSQTDAVLGWVDKSNGRAFVMDTWISGYNAPLLDPSQDVYNISGRIENGMTTLKFSRKRGTKDNKDLSFTDDHCLYMMFPLKGGAFNPINKKIRKHDEIPVVSSERICIKSCGTEELDEQTTPAPPRLYYDIEVKLVNLGDGFIVPTLDSPDFEIISNSVSESFGPVFEKLPGYYQVRLNELQKDNEHGVIAHMNLILDKNEAKGRSLKPADTGLEAEKALREALVTGKVGALSVDPQYLIVRVPRVNDIDADDENDRPSDLFLGATKLYIVVGCVAALLALALLQASCTLYRSSKRRATKERLIASNAWKDYASGANTNFAFEAFETEEKAPPPPVSSLPRPREMTSNGSMGMNGHDSVDGSNRMVGPRATYSLPRAPGARHSAPIQHGYYTQDRRDHYGRPKSLHNPAGSATNQTNQPDFYFMPSQRKYSGEVVRVYVDYGSQVPK